A region of Streptomyces sp. WMMC500 DNA encodes the following proteins:
- a CDS encoding extracellular solute-binding protein, giving the protein MHLNRHLRTAAAGAAVLALAATAACGGDGGATDGPADPDAEVTISVGDLPPTDQAETRGEFLADVEAFEKANPHITVEPKEDVWQQETWGAMLAGGTMPTVMRVPYTEPQALIARGQAADLTDEVEKIRNFSSIRENLLRNTQDDRGRVYGVPVEAYSLALVYNRELFEQAGLDPDRPPRTWDQVREAARTISAETDAVGFQQMTNDNTGGWMFSALTYSFGGTVQEPDGKDQRAAVDNPQARQALEFLRTLRWDDGSMGGDVLLNQPDAQEKFAAGQVGMYIDGGDSYKPMVENLDLDPDVFGVTALPQQGGRHGTLGGGAVAVVRPDATPEQQLAAMKWIDFREYRKWFDKGVAVSEAEAQRADGLPVGGPKLPVVDTAQDETYLTWIERHIDAPRENFAPYTETVDALPVIPEPPDKAQETYAVLDTVVQAALTRRDADPAGLLADAEAKIDQLLQAG; this is encoded by the coding sequence ATGCACCTGAACAGACATCTGCGCACGGCGGCGGCCGGGGCCGCCGTGCTCGCGCTGGCCGCCACGGCGGCGTGCGGCGGCGACGGCGGCGCCACCGACGGCCCCGCCGACCCCGACGCCGAGGTCACCATCAGCGTGGGCGACCTGCCGCCCACCGACCAGGCCGAGACGCGGGGGGAGTTCCTCGCCGACGTCGAGGCGTTCGAGAAGGCCAACCCCCACATCACCGTCGAGCCGAAGGAGGACGTCTGGCAGCAGGAGACCTGGGGCGCCATGCTCGCCGGCGGCACGATGCCCACGGTGATGCGGGTGCCGTACACCGAGCCGCAGGCCCTCATCGCCCGGGGGCAGGCGGCCGACCTCACCGACGAGGTCGAGAAGATCCGGAACTTCTCCTCCATCCGCGAGAACCTGCTGCGCAACACCCAGGACGACCGGGGCCGCGTCTACGGCGTGCCCGTCGAGGCGTACAGCCTGGCCCTGGTCTACAACCGCGAGCTGTTCGAGCAGGCCGGGCTCGACCCCGACAGGCCGCCGCGGACCTGGGACCAGGTGCGCGAGGCGGCCCGCACCATCAGCGCGGAGACCGATGCCGTCGGCTTCCAGCAGATGACGAACGACAACACCGGCGGCTGGATGTTCTCCGCGCTCACCTACTCCTTCGGCGGGACGGTCCAGGAGCCCGACGGCAAGGACCAGCGGGCGGCCGTCGACAACCCGCAGGCCCGGCAGGCGCTGGAGTTCCTGCGCACGCTGCGCTGGGACGACGGGAGCATGGGCGGCGACGTGCTGCTCAACCAGCCGGACGCACAGGAGAAGTTCGCGGCCGGACAGGTCGGGATGTACATCGACGGCGGCGACTCCTACAAGCCGATGGTCGAGAACCTCGACCTGGACCCGGACGTCTTCGGCGTCACGGCGCTGCCCCAGCAGGGCGGCCGGCACGGCACGCTCGGCGGCGGCGCGGTGGCCGTGGTCCGCCCGGACGCCACCCCCGAGCAGCAGCTCGCCGCGATGAAGTGGATCGACTTCCGCGAGTACCGCAAGTGGTTCGACAAGGGCGTCGCCGTCTCCGAGGCCGAGGCGCAGCGGGCCGACGGACTGCCCGTGGGCGGACCGAAGCTCCCGGTCGTCGACACCGCGCAGGACGAGACGTACCTGACCTGGATCGAGCGGCACATCGACGCGCCCCGCGAGAACTTCGCGCCGTACACCGAGACCGTCGACGCACTCCCGGTCATCCCCGAGCCGCCGGACAAGGCGCAGGAGACGTACGCGGTGCTGGACACCGTCGTCCAGGCCGCGCTGACGCGGCGCGACGCCGACCCCGCCGGCCTGCTCGCCGACGCCGAAGCCAAGATCGACCAGCTTCTGCAGGCGGGCTGA
- a CDS encoding sugar-binding protein: MNAPPPPPTGRTRRLRRTAAALVAATAVLLGTLTAATHTAAAAEPDLSSAFDGWAQARPGGADVTFGADAADPREGTTALKIVNRTPRKPETFATLTRSVPVEPSTTYEFSAWTRSEGLPDLGVQITLSPDWSERHTFPGGAYGWTERTWTYTTKADQKTLDYRIITQDETPGFWLDGLTMTAPGSDENLLGNAGFERHAPPNLITSPALVFTEGEAAVRLRTLPGITGPARWSVADEQHRPVDSGEVGYADGEAVLDLGHLRPGYYHLEVTLRGSSQPAVTRTRLAVLDPLPPAAQRPSSPFGVAVHLGDGNAVNGRLAELAGQAGIAHARSDVTWDRVEKSPGAYTFPEGYDLDWQRFAANKVRPLPLSTYRNPLYDGGRTPSTPGGLAAYAAYTSAILDQYGGLSKDVEVYNEFNIHFNDGACGRTPACYYDMLRATAQRVKADHPDATVAGPATSGLALDWVRELLRLGGAEYLDAVSVHPYRHPNAPEGIDDEMAALGKAIRDHSGGKDLPVWLTELGWPTPEGGTTRLAQADYLVRSQALALGGGVERFYWYDLLNDGTDPHDNEHNFGLLDWPSKGVTTALAPKESYVAQSVTARQLAGRSFAGKDPVAEPAYSYRFGTGRDTVRVMWAAPGPRPATLRAAGPVEVTDAYGRSTTLRPSGGVVRLDLDGQPVFVSGPVRDVSLAAAPPLSLAAPEKAATGDTLPVTLTVDRTGDAGRSVPGTLRVDVEGVSERVRAPAGEVTKTTVEVPAGDRLQERHLVADVAAGARPLARLTARTEVKEPTTLTADPVVTAADPTAGEVRITLANNRLGAELPVEGVDWSIGGATGSETGIGAVPPGSSRTVTVPVADAVPWRAYEQRVTARLPGREPLTLSGTTGFNPVQRDGATTTAPVDLAEDAEWSEYTEPWGGAADLSGPLRFAYTDDALVLRADVTDDTHAQDNPASTMYNGDSVQFAVSPRLPGRSAELTEIGVAGLEDGPVAYTFLAFGGAQTGGPTPGAETTVTRAGGTTSYEVRVPWTSLGLKGRPTAPIGLSVMVNDDDGQGRTGFLEWGSGIGRTKDTALFRPVQLMD, from the coding sequence ATGAACGCTCCACCACCACCCCCCACCGGCCGGACACGGCGGCTGCGCAGAACCGCGGCCGCCCTCGTCGCGGCCACCGCCGTCCTCCTCGGCACCCTGACCGCGGCGACGCACACCGCGGCCGCGGCCGAGCCCGACCTGTCCTCGGCGTTCGACGGCTGGGCGCAGGCCCGTCCCGGGGGCGCCGACGTGACCTTCGGCGCCGACGCCGCCGACCCGCGGGAGGGCACGACGGCGCTGAAGATCGTCAACCGGACGCCGCGCAAGCCGGAGACCTTCGCCACCCTCACCCGGTCGGTGCCGGTCGAGCCGTCCACGACGTACGAGTTCAGCGCCTGGACGAGGTCCGAGGGCCTCCCCGACCTCGGCGTCCAGATCACGCTCAGCCCCGACTGGAGCGAGCGTCACACCTTCCCCGGCGGCGCGTACGGCTGGACCGAGCGCACCTGGACCTACACCACGAAGGCCGACCAGAAGACGCTGGACTACCGGATCATCACCCAGGACGAGACACCCGGCTTCTGGCTGGACGGCCTCACGATGACGGCCCCCGGCAGCGACGAGAACCTGCTGGGCAACGCGGGCTTCGAGCGGCACGCCCCGCCCAACCTCATCACCTCCCCCGCCCTCGTCTTCACCGAGGGCGAGGCCGCCGTACGGCTGCGGACCCTGCCCGGGATCACCGGCCCCGCGCGCTGGTCGGTCGCGGACGAGCAGCACCGCCCGGTCGACTCCGGCGAGGTCGGCTACGCCGACGGCGAGGCCGTCCTCGACCTCGGCCACCTGCGCCCCGGCTACTACCACCTGGAGGTCACCCTCCGGGGAAGCTCGCAGCCCGCCGTGACCCGCACCCGGCTCGCGGTCCTCGACCCGCTGCCGCCCGCGGCGCAGCGCCCGTCCTCGCCGTTCGGCGTCGCCGTCCACCTCGGCGACGGCAACGCGGTCAACGGCCGGCTCGCGGAGCTGGCCGGGCAGGCGGGCATCGCGCACGCGCGCAGCGACGTCACCTGGGACCGGGTCGAGAAGTCGCCCGGCGCGTACACCTTCCCCGAGGGCTACGACCTCGACTGGCAGCGCTTCGCCGCCAACAAGGTCCGCCCGCTGCCGCTGTCCACGTACCGGAACCCGCTGTACGACGGCGGCAGGACCCCGTCCACCCCCGGAGGGCTGGCCGCGTACGCCGCGTACACGAGCGCGATCCTGGACCAGTACGGCGGGCTGTCGAAGGACGTCGAGGTCTACAACGAGTTCAACATCCACTTCAACGACGGCGCCTGCGGCCGCACCCCCGCCTGCTACTACGACATGCTGCGCGCCACCGCGCAGCGGGTGAAGGCCGACCACCCGGACGCCACCGTCGCGGGTCCCGCCACCTCCGGGCTCGCCCTCGACTGGGTCCGGGAGCTGCTGCGCCTCGGCGGGGCGGAGTACCTGGACGCCGTCTCCGTGCACCCGTACCGCCACCCCAACGCCCCCGAGGGGATCGACGACGAGATGGCCGCGCTCGGCAAGGCCATCCGGGACCACAGCGGCGGGAAGGACCTGCCGGTCTGGCTGACCGAGCTGGGCTGGCCCACGCCGGAGGGCGGCACCACGCGCCTGGCGCAGGCCGACTACCTCGTCCGGTCCCAGGCCCTCGCGCTCGGCGGCGGCGTCGAGCGCTTCTACTGGTACGACCTGCTGAACGACGGCACCGATCCACACGACAACGAGCACAACTTCGGCCTGCTGGACTGGCCGTCGAAGGGCGTGACGACGGCGCTGGCGCCCAAGGAGTCGTACGTGGCGCAGTCGGTGACGGCCCGGCAGCTCGCCGGCCGGTCCTTCGCGGGCAAGGACCCCGTCGCCGAGCCGGCGTACTCGTACCGCTTCGGCACGGGCCGCGACACCGTCCGCGTGATGTGGGCGGCGCCCGGGCCGCGGCCGGCGACGCTGCGGGCCGCCGGGCCGGTCGAGGTGACCGACGCCTACGGCAGGTCCACGACGCTCCGGCCGTCCGGCGGAGTCGTACGCCTCGACCTCGACGGACAGCCGGTGTTCGTGTCCGGCCCGGTCCGGGACGTGTCCCTCGCCGCCGCGCCTCCGCTCTCCCTCGCGGCGCCGGAGAAGGCCGCCACCGGCGACACCCTGCCCGTCACGCTCACGGTCGACCGCACCGGCGACGCCGGCCGGTCCGTGCCCGGCACGCTCAGGGTGGACGTCGAGGGCGTGAGCGAGCGGGTCCGCGCCCCCGCGGGCGAGGTCACGAAGACGACGGTCGAGGTACCCGCGGGCGACCGCCTGCAGGAGCGGCACCTCGTCGCCGACGTCGCCGCGGGCGCGCGTCCGCTGGCCCGGCTGACGGCGCGGACCGAGGTGAAGGAGCCCACCACGCTGACGGCCGACCCCGTGGTCACCGCCGCGGACCCGACCGCGGGCGAGGTGCGGATCACCCTGGCCAACAACCGCCTGGGCGCCGAACTGCCCGTCGAGGGCGTCGACTGGTCGATCGGCGGCGCGACCGGCTCCGAGACCGGGATCGGCGCCGTGCCGCCCGGCTCCTCGCGCACCGTCACGGTGCCGGTGGCGGACGCCGTGCCCTGGCGGGCGTACGAGCAGCGGGTCACCGCCCGGCTCCCCGGCCGGGAGCCGCTCACGCTCTCCGGCACCACGGGCTTCAACCCGGTGCAGCGGGACGGCGCGACGACGACGGCACCCGTCGACCTCGCCGAGGACGCGGAGTGGTCGGAGTACACCGAGCCGTGGGGCGGCGCCGCGGACCTGTCCGGTCCGCTGCGGTTCGCGTACACGGACGACGCCCTCGTGCTGCGGGCCGACGTCACCGACGACACGCACGCGCAGGACAACCCCGCGTCCACCATGTACAACGGCGACTCGGTCCAGTTCGCCGTCAGCCCGCGGCTGCCGGGCCGGTCCGCGGAGCTGACCGAGATCGGCGTGGCGGGGCTGGAGGACGGGCCGGTGGCGTACACCTTCCTGGCCTTCGGCGGCGCGCAGACCGGAGGGCCGACGCCCGGCGCGGAGACCACGGTCACCCGGGCCGGCGGCACGACCTCGTACGAGGTCCGCGTGCCGTGGACGTCGCTCGGCCTCAAGGGGCGGCCCACCGCGCCGATCGGCCTGTCCGTCATGGTCAACGACGACGACGGGCAGGGCCGCACCGGGTTCCTGGAGTGGGGCTCGGGGATCGGGCGTACGAAGGACACCGCGCTGTTCCGGCCGGTGCAGTTGATGGACTGA
- a CDS encoding GntR family transcriptional regulator, with protein sequence MATEQDGAAAPAYQRIMQELREMIARGEYRHDVPFTTQREICDRFGVSMGTAVRALNELVREGVLVRQRGRGTFVAEAAVHPQPAPQPPPSGGATIALVLHGEGPQQSEILRGAGAVCDERGYRLFVSDSTPSAGHEDRALRQALAAGAGGVLLYARQGPGPLAALAELRRHRVPVVLLDRYLPGFPADTVHPDHYGTGYRLTEELVARGHRNIATLYGEYDCTSVQERSVGCLQALRDHDVPVRPDLMALRSYLDLDDAERRAFLAGLLRLPDPPTVLLCANGPVLATAAHDLVDLGLRIPEDVELAGAEEAGPFEPFPLARVAVVPPSREIGARAARLVIDRVGTDDPYRTPQHHVLPVDVRVHDSAHARLGPLGPAEDGAGPARAPVTG encoded by the coding sequence GTGGCCACGGAGCAGGACGGGGCGGCGGCGCCCGCGTACCAGCGGATCATGCAGGAGCTGCGCGAGATGATCGCGCGCGGCGAGTACCGGCACGACGTGCCGTTCACCACCCAGCGGGAGATCTGCGACCGGTTCGGGGTCAGCATGGGCACGGCGGTGCGCGCGCTCAACGAGCTGGTCCGCGAGGGCGTCCTCGTACGCCAGCGCGGGCGGGGCACGTTCGTCGCGGAAGCGGCGGTGCATCCCCAGCCGGCGCCGCAGCCGCCGCCGTCGGGGGGCGCCACCATCGCGCTGGTGCTGCACGGCGAGGGGCCGCAGCAGTCGGAGATCCTCCGGGGCGCCGGCGCGGTCTGCGACGAGCGGGGCTACCGGCTGTTCGTCTCCGACAGCACGCCCTCGGCCGGGCACGAGGACCGGGCACTGCGGCAGGCGCTGGCCGCCGGCGCCGGCGGCGTGCTGCTGTACGCCCGGCAGGGCCCGGGCCCGCTCGCCGCGCTCGCCGAGCTGCGCCGCCACCGGGTGCCGGTGGTGCTCCTCGACCGGTACCTGCCCGGCTTCCCCGCCGACACCGTCCACCCCGACCACTACGGGACCGGCTACCGCCTCACGGAAGAGCTGGTCGCCCGCGGCCACCGGAACATCGCCACCCTCTACGGCGAGTACGACTGCACCAGCGTCCAGGAGCGGTCGGTCGGCTGCCTCCAGGCGCTGCGCGACCACGACGTCCCGGTACGCCCGGACCTCATGGCGCTGCGCTCCTACCTGGACCTGGACGACGCCGAGCGCCGCGCCTTCCTCGCCGGCCTGCTCCGGCTGCCCGACCCGCCCACCGTGCTGCTGTGCGCCAACGGCCCCGTCCTGGCGACCGCCGCCCACGACCTCGTCGACCTGGGACTGCGGATCCCGGAGGACGTCGAGCTGGCGGGCGCGGAGGAGGCGGGCCCCTTCGAGCCCTTCCCGCTCGCCCGGGTGGCGGTCGTCCCGCCCTCGCGCGAGATCGGCGCGCGCGCGGCGCGGCTCGTCATCGACCGCGTCGGCACCGACGACCCGTACCGCACGCCGCAGCACCACGTGCTCCCGGTGGACGTCCGTGTCCACGACTCCGCCCACGCCCGGCTCGGCCCTCTCGGCCCGGCGGAGGACGGTGCCGGTCCGGCTCGT
- a CDS encoding sugar ABC transporter permease, producing the protein MGTETLRPAPRTAEAPPPRPTARRRLGRRAARWWRGDGPAAALFVLPLLVVFGLFAWWPMARGLVLAFQRTNFVQAAEWVGPDNFERVLNDPLLWTATANTGWFVLLALVVGFPVPLLLAVLIGELRRGRALFSMLAYLPVIVPPVVAVLLWRLFYAPGPDGLFNTVAGWAGLGPYPWLQDPDWAMPSIVLHVTWAQFGTATIIYLAALASVRGELYESAELDGASVRRRVWHITLPQLRGVVLIMLLLQIVGTFQLFTEPFLLTGGGPENSTTTLLLLIYNYAFRSGDFGAAAALSLLLAAALSLLSAAYFRATRSWSST; encoded by the coding sequence ATGGGCACGGAAACCCTCCGGCCCGCGCCGCGCACGGCGGAGGCGCCGCCGCCCCGGCCGACCGCCCGCCGGCGGCTCGGCCGGCGCGCGGCGCGCTGGTGGCGCGGGGACGGTCCGGCCGCCGCGCTCTTCGTGCTGCCGCTGCTGGTGGTCTTCGGCCTCTTCGCCTGGTGGCCGATGGCCCGCGGGCTCGTCCTCGCCTTCCAGCGCACCAACTTCGTCCAGGCCGCCGAGTGGGTGGGCCCGGACAACTTCGAGCGGGTCCTGAACGACCCGCTGCTGTGGACCGCCACCGCCAACACCGGCTGGTTCGTCCTGCTCGCCCTCGTCGTCGGCTTCCCCGTGCCGCTGCTCCTCGCCGTCCTCATCGGGGAACTGCGGCGCGGCCGGGCGCTGTTCAGCATGCTCGCCTACCTCCCCGTGATCGTGCCCCCGGTGGTGGCGGTGCTGCTCTGGCGGCTCTTCTACGCCCCCGGGCCCGACGGTCTGTTCAACACCGTCGCCGGCTGGGCCGGGCTCGGCCCGTACCCGTGGCTGCAGGACCCGGACTGGGCCATGCCCAGCATCGTGCTGCACGTGACCTGGGCGCAGTTCGGCACCGCCACGATCATCTATCTCGCCGCGCTGGCCTCCGTGCGGGGCGAGCTGTACGAGTCGGCCGAGCTGGACGGCGCCTCGGTGCGGCGCCGGGTCTGGCACATCACCCTGCCGCAGCTCCGCGGCGTCGTCCTGATCATGCTGCTGCTGCAGATCGTCGGCACGTTCCAGCTCTTCACCGAGCCCTTCCTGCTCACCGGCGGGGGGCCGGAGAACTCCACCACCACCCTGCTGCTGCTGATCTACAACTACGCCTTCCGCTCCGGCGACTTCGGCGCCGCCGCGGCGCTGAGCCTGCTGCTCGCCGCCGCCCTGTCCCTGCTGTCCGCCGCCTACTTCCGGGCCACGAGGAGCTGGAGTTCGACATGA
- a CDS encoding carbohydrate ABC transporter permease, with the protein MSRDDEPAERGILSPHDLARPGLRAGLAAGRTAVLLALVVAAVGPVLWLAKAAVSTTRDTLRDPFALWPGGVQWGNLDRAWNTVGIDTYLANTFWVAGGSSVLGVFVAVTGGYTLSVLRPRYAKALTGVVLATLFVPSVVVLVPLYLTVLDVPVVGVNLLNSFWAVWLPAAANSFVVLVVKQFFDRLPRELFEVAKVDGAGPFRIFWHLVLPMSRPVVGVAVLLTFVTGWKEFLWPLLVLTDAEKQPLSVALPRLSETAEMSLLMAGLFISVLIPMALFLVFQRQFLRAASQSGAIKG; encoded by the coding sequence ATGAGCCGCGACGACGAACCCGCCGAGCGCGGCATCCTCTCCCCGCACGACCTCGCCCGCCCGGGCCTGCGGGCCGGCCTCGCGGCCGGCCGCACCGCCGTGCTCCTCGCCCTCGTCGTGGCCGCGGTCGGCCCGGTGCTGTGGCTGGCGAAGGCCGCGGTGTCCACCACCCGGGACACGCTGCGCGACCCCTTCGCGCTGTGGCCCGGCGGCGTGCAGTGGGGCAACCTGGACCGGGCCTGGAACACGGTCGGGATCGACACGTACCTCGCCAACACCTTCTGGGTGGCCGGCGGCTCCAGCGTCCTCGGCGTCTTCGTCGCGGTCACCGGGGGCTACACGCTGTCGGTGCTGCGGCCCCGGTACGCCAAGGCGCTGACCGGCGTCGTGCTCGCCACGCTCTTCGTGCCGAGCGTCGTCGTCCTCGTCCCGCTCTACCTCACCGTGCTGGACGTGCCGGTCGTCGGCGTCAACCTGCTCAACTCCTTCTGGGCGGTGTGGCTGCCCGCCGCCGCGAACTCCTTCGTCGTGCTGGTCGTCAAGCAGTTCTTCGACCGGCTGCCGCGCGAGCTGTTCGAGGTGGCGAAGGTGGACGGCGCAGGCCCGTTCCGGATCTTCTGGCACCTCGTGCTGCCGATGTCGCGGCCGGTCGTCGGGGTCGCCGTGCTGCTCACCTTCGTCACCGGCTGGAAGGAGTTCCTGTGGCCGCTGCTGGTGCTCACCGACGCGGAGAAGCAGCCGCTGTCGGTGGCGCTGCCGCGGCTGTCGGAGACGGCGGAGATGAGCCTGCTGATGGCCGGGCTCTTCATCTCGGTGCTGATCCCGATGGCGCTGTTCCTGGTCTTCCAGCGGCAGTTCCTGCGGGCCGCGAGCCAGAGCGGCGCGATCAAGGGGTGA
- a CDS encoding glycoside hydrolase family 38 C-terminal domain-containing protein, whose amino-acid sequence MHDERALREQRLHRVLRERLLPAVHPRRLPLSLAAWHAGGEPVPAATGLAAEYRPAKVGDRWGPPWGTTWFRLSAAVPPEWAGAEVEAVVDLGFGRTVPGFSAEGLVHRPDGTPVKGLHPRNHWVPVASPAAGGEDVLFYVEAAANPLIEGPVTPLGDPATAGDEPLYQLAQADLAVFDRTVWELVQDLEVLDQLMAELPVDQPRRWEILQAVTRALDALDLTDVAGTAAAARALVAPALAAPAHASAHRVSAVGHAHIDSAWLWPLRETVRKVARTTANTVALMDDHPEYVFAMSQAQQFAWLRDHRPELYERVKKKAAAGQFVPVGGMWVESDTNMPGGEALARQLVHGKRFFLHEFGVECEEVWLPDSFGYSAALPQLVALAGARWFLTQKISWNQTNPFPHHTFWWEGIDGTRIFTHFPPVDTYNSELSGAELAHAVRVFRDKGPATRSLVPFGYGDGGGGATREMLARAARLRDLEGAPRVAVEPPKRFFAAAESEYADTAPVWVGELYLELHRGTYTSQAATKQGNRRAEHLLREAELWAATAAVRVPDHPYPYEALDRLWKTVLLHQFHDILPGSSIAWVHREAARTYAAVAAELTGLVAGAQRALAGEGERRVVFNAAPHARAGVPAGGAATAADEPQTPPATATALDGGWLLDNGLLRVTVDARGLVTSVVEHASGREALAPGAAAGLLQLHPDLPNRWDAWDVDAHYRNTRTDLTTARRVALADPGPGAVAVRVERGFRNSTAVQTVTLTAGRAAVDFTTEVDWQERETFLKAAFPLDVRADHSAAETQFGHVRRPTHTNTAWEAAKFEVCAHRFLHVAEPGWGAAVVNDSTYGHDVTRTVRPDGGTTTTVRLSLLRAPRFPDPETDRGTHRFRYALVPGAALGDAVREGYRINLPPREVAGARGVAPLVACDTDQVVVESVKLADDRSGDVVVRLYESAGGRAAARLTAGFPLAGGVRTDLLERPLPGAVPVDDREIRLALRPFEIVTLRLTRR is encoded by the coding sequence ATGCACGACGAACGCGCGTTGCGGGAACAGCGGTTGCACCGGGTGCTGCGGGAGCGGCTGCTGCCCGCGGTCCACCCGCGGCGGCTCCCGCTGTCCCTGGCCGCCTGGCACGCCGGCGGCGAACCGGTGCCCGCCGCCACGGGCCTGGCGGCCGAGTACCGGCCGGCCAAGGTCGGCGACCGCTGGGGACCGCCGTGGGGCACGACCTGGTTCCGGCTGTCCGCCGCCGTGCCCCCGGAGTGGGCCGGCGCCGAGGTGGAGGCCGTCGTCGACCTCGGCTTCGGCCGGACCGTGCCCGGCTTCTCCGCCGAGGGCCTGGTGCACCGTCCCGACGGCACACCCGTCAAGGGACTCCATCCCCGCAACCACTGGGTGCCCGTCGCCTCCCCCGCCGCCGGCGGCGAGGACGTGCTGTTCTACGTCGAGGCCGCCGCCAACCCCCTCATCGAGGGCCCGGTGACCCCGCTCGGCGACCCCGCCACCGCCGGTGACGAACCCCTGTACCAACTGGCGCAGGCCGACCTGGCCGTCTTCGACCGCACCGTGTGGGAGCTCGTGCAGGACCTGGAGGTGCTCGACCAGCTCATGGCCGAGCTGCCCGTCGACCAGCCGCGCCGCTGGGAGATCCTGCAGGCCGTCACCCGGGCCCTCGACGCGCTCGACCTGACCGACGTCGCCGGCACCGCCGCCGCGGCGCGCGCCCTGGTCGCCCCCGCCCTCGCCGCGCCCGCGCACGCCTCCGCGCACCGCGTCAGCGCCGTGGGCCACGCCCACATCGACTCCGCCTGGCTGTGGCCGCTGCGGGAGACGGTGCGCAAGGTGGCCCGTACCACCGCGAACACCGTCGCGCTGATGGACGACCACCCCGAGTACGTCTTCGCCATGTCGCAGGCGCAGCAGTTCGCCTGGCTCAGGGACCACCGCCCGGAACTGTACGAACGGGTCAAGAAGAAGGCCGCGGCCGGGCAGTTCGTGCCGGTGGGCGGCATGTGGGTGGAGTCGGACACGAACATGCCCGGCGGCGAGGCCCTGGCCCGCCAGCTCGTGCACGGCAAGCGGTTCTTCCTTCACGAGTTCGGCGTCGAGTGCGAGGAGGTGTGGCTGCCGGACTCCTTCGGCTACTCCGCCGCGCTGCCGCAGCTCGTCGCGCTGGCCGGGGCCCGCTGGTTCCTCACCCAGAAGATCTCCTGGAACCAGACGAACCCCTTCCCGCACCACACCTTCTGGTGGGAGGGCATCGACGGCACCCGGATCTTCACCCACTTCCCGCCCGTGGACACGTACAACAGCGAGCTGTCCGGCGCCGAACTGGCCCACGCCGTACGCGTCTTCCGCGACAAGGGCCCGGCCACCCGCTCCCTCGTCCCCTTCGGGTACGGCGACGGCGGCGGCGGCGCGACCCGCGAGATGCTCGCCCGCGCCGCGCGGCTGCGCGACCTGGAGGGCGCGCCCCGGGTGGCGGTCGAGCCGCCGAAGCGGTTCTTCGCCGCGGCCGAGAGCGAGTACGCGGACACCGCCCCGGTGTGGGTCGGCGAGCTGTACCTGGAGCTGCACCGCGGCACGTACACCTCGCAGGCCGCGACGAAGCAGGGCAACCGGCGCGCCGAGCACCTGCTGCGGGAGGCCGAGCTGTGGGCGGCGACCGCGGCGGTGCGCGTGCCGGATCACCCGTACCCGTACGAAGCGCTCGACCGGCTCTGGAAGACGGTGCTGCTGCACCAGTTCCACGACATCCTGCCCGGCTCGTCCATCGCGTGGGTGCACCGCGAGGCGGCCCGGACGTACGCCGCCGTCGCCGCCGAACTGACCGGCCTCGTCGCGGGCGCGCAGCGGGCGCTGGCCGGCGAGGGCGAGCGGCGCGTGGTCTTCAACGCCGCCCCGCACGCCCGCGCCGGTGTGCCCGCGGGCGGCGCGGCCACCGCGGCCGACGAGCCGCAGACACCCCCCGCCACCGCGACCGCGCTCGACGGCGGCTGGCTCCTCGACAACGGGCTGCTGCGCGTCACCGTCGACGCCCGCGGCCTCGTCACCTCCGTCGTCGAGCACGCCTCGGGGCGCGAGGCCCTCGCCCCCGGCGCCGCCGCGGGGCTGCTCCAGCTCCACCCCGACCTGCCCAACCGGTGGGACGCCTGGGACGTCGACGCGCACTACCGCAACACCCGCACCGACCTGACGACCGCCCGCCGCGTCGCGCTCGCCGACCCGGGACCCGGCGCCGTCGCCGTGCGGGTCGAGCGCGGCTTCCGGAACTCGACCGCCGTCCAGACCGTCACCCTGACGGCGGGCCGGGCGGCGGTCGACTTCACCACCGAGGTCGACTGGCAGGAGCGGGAGACCTTCCTCAAGGCCGCCTTCCCGCTCGACGTACGCGCCGACCACTCCGCCGCCGAGACCCAGTTCGGCCACGTCCGGCGGCCCACCCACACCAACACCGCCTGGGAGGCGGCGAAGTTCGAGGTCTGCGCCCACCGCTTCCTGCACGTGGCCGAGCCCGGCTGGGGTGCCGCCGTCGTCAACGACTCGACGTACGGCCACGACGTCACCCGCACCGTACGCCCCGACGGCGGCACGACCACCACCGTGCGCCTCTCCCTGCTGCGCGCACCGCGCTTCCCCGACCCCGAGACCGACCGCGGCACGCACCGCTTCCGCTACGCCCTCGTCCCCGGCGCGGCCCTCGGCGACGCGGTGCGCGAGGGCTACCGCATCAACCTGCCGCCGCGCGAGGTGGCCGGCGCACGCGGCGTCGCGCCGCTCGTCGCCTGCGACACCGACCAGGTCGTCGTGGAGTCCGTCAAGCTCGCCGACGACCGCTCCGGCGACGTTGTGGTGCGGCTGTACGAGTCGGCGGGCGGCCGGGCCGCCGCCCGGCTGACCGCGGGCTTCCCGCTCGCCGGCGGCGTACGGACCGACCTGCTGGAGCGCCCGCTGCCCGGGGCGGTCCCGGTGGACGACCGGGAGATCCGCCTCGCCCTGCGCCCCTTCGAGATCGTCACGCTGCGCCTCACGCGCCGCTGA